The Silene latifolia isolate original U9 population chromosome X, ASM4854445v1, whole genome shotgun sequence genome contains the following window.
gaaggaaaagtagatctatatacttaacatattcatatatgttttatgttaatttaatcataaaattaattggtgatcttatgcatgcaaactataaacaatataaagaagaaatctttatcttacattggaatttcggtttattagggcacaagagagatctccttctctcttgttcttgtgctttcctcaatggatgaacaaagatccaagtataggatctctcccaaagtttaatacccaaagcacactcttaataaaattaatttatgaatactagtacaatattaatttagcataaaaatgacccaaaataaattggtttttggtctcctaaaaaccggtttaagagaggagaaaaggaagtttttatctttctaaaaattcttaatttttgatgaatgaatgaataataccaaTACCATAATATGTTATGTATTGAATATGATaaatataaggcaaaaccctTTGCTTTTCTTTGTGTAAAACCGGGTGAAAGAGGGAGAAGAGGGAGCCAATGTATGCACTGGgtgttcttcacaatgacaaataggttttgcatggctagtctttaggtaatcatcatgctctccactaatataatcaacacaatatttgcttaaacctcctcttaatttcggcacttttgtaaaatggaatccattttatttttgtcaatttgtcaatatgtcacatgtcatatgtcacataaaattgttatgtattttttaacatattaaaaatcaacgtattaataaaaatacgtcatatacaaaaattgacctagtaattcataattacttgtaccaaaatgttttaccaattataaatcacaacaatttctatttataataattcattcaatttcaattgtttccttaaacaataatttcatctgagtaatgaaacaattcgattacttagaccgtatctcatttaatcaaattttaatgaaacacgtaaatattacttccaaaatcgtccgtcaattttaaataatttaattgactcgtaacgttatacgatcaattaaatgatcaattaagagtgttgccctttaggtatgacctaggggatcaactgatcaccaccgtcgcacgacagtaatgtcaaactctagtcagccaatcattaccgatatgtgtggaccagttgacagtaaatattacttcccaattgtattctttataatgagacttaaacatgtgatcatcatgatcaacagttgtgatcgcattattgtcggaggacacatattccaacataaactCCATCCTCCGTATATTTCCAGTACAGGAAATCGTCAATATCAATATGAGGAGGTTCCATAGCTATAATAACTTTAGCACAAGAAGGGGTAAAAAAACGAAAAATAGCAAAATGATCCCAAACAGCTGAATTAGTAAGCAAATCAGAAAGAACAAAAGAGGAAGTAGTGGAAGATGGGCGCATAGTAGGAGTGCTAAAATGCCGGACCCACCGGCTTGTAAAAAGATCAACAGAGGAACCATTACCCAGCTTCCAGGATAAACCAGGAGAGAAAACACTAGCAGCACGGCAAATGCCGGACCAAACAAAGGAAGGACGAGAGACCTTTGATTTTGCAGCAGGAATAGGTAAATCCTTTCTGTATTTTGGAATCATATACTTTGCTAAAATACCAGATGGTTGATGATGTAGGCGCCAAAAATTCTTCATAAGGGAAGCTTGACTTAGCAAAGCGACAGATTTTAAACCAAGGCCTCCATGTTCTCGAGGGAGTTGTAAAGAGTCCCTAGAGAGCCAGTGAATCGAGCGGTGGCGAACGTCTTTGCGCCACCAAAAAGTTGTAATCAAAGAGTCAATGTTCTTACAAATCCCGGTCGGAaaaggaatagaagccagcaaaAAACGGATTGAACCCAAAAGAATAGAGTTGATGATGATAAGCTTGCAAGGCTGACTAAGGTGGAGAGAAGACCATGCAATAACCCGAGATGTCATCTTATCAACCAGTGGTTGAAATACCAAAGACTTCTTGGATGGAAGATCAACCGGGACACCCGAATAATTACCAAAGCAGTCTGAGGTCTTCATTTTAAGAATAGACGCCATATAAGACTTGAAATCAGGTGGCGCATTTGGACTGAATTTAATAAAAGACTTATCAAGATTTATCATCTGACCAGAGGCAAGCTCAAAGCATCGAAACAAATCCGGAGAGACTCAAAGGAAGCCGGAGTAGCTTTACAGCAAATAAATGCATCATCAGCATAAAAAAGATGTGTAATAGGAGGAGCATAGCGAGAAATCTTAAGGCCAGTTAAGGTACCCGTCTTCTCCGCGGTGCGCAGCTGACAAGATAGAATTTCCATACACATGATGAACAAATATGGTGAAAGCGGATCCCCTTGTCGCAGACCACAAGAAGGTCTAAAAGGCGAAGAGGGCTCACCGTTTATCAGGATATTGTATGTGACCGTTGAAATACATTCCCAGATAATATTTTGCCAGAAGATAGGGAAGCCGAATTTCTTCAAAATCGCCATGAGAAAAGGCCAGGAAACACGGTCGAATGCTTTATGCATATCAAGCTTTAGAGCCGCATAAAAACAGATTCCTTTTGTTGTTTTATTAAGATAATGCATTATCTCATGAGTAATAAGACATCCATCCGACATAAGTTTCGGGAGGGAACAAAAGCTTGCCGAGTTTCGAAACAATCGATGAAATAACAAGTTTGATCCGATTGGCAAGGCACTTGGAAGCCAAAGTAGATAAATAACATTGCAGAAAGTCGATGGGACGGAATTGAGAAATCAATTCCGGCTTGTCAACCTTAGGAATAAGTATGATATGGGTATTATTCCATTCCTTCAACATAACCCCTGAATTAAGGAAGCGAAGCAAAGCCATCGTAACTAAATGACCAATCTGGGGCCAAAAAGTCTGGTAAAACTTCGGGGTAATACCATCAGGGCCTGGTGATTTGGAGCCATCCATCCCATTAAGAGCACGGAGAATATCATGTTCAGTGAAAGGAGCAGATAACAAAGAACAGTCAGCAGAGCTTAGTATCGGAAGATCAAGAGAGTCCATCAGAGGGTCAATAAATCCTAGTGGCGAGCCAGGATCACTAGGAGGGGTAGAGCACAGCAGGTCATGAAAGAAAGAAGTGATCTCCAACGAAATCTGATCTGGAGTAAACAACCATTCGCCCGAACGAGAAAGTAGTGCAAGGATACGCTGATGTGAAGAGCGTTGCTTAACACGAGAATACAAGAACCGCGATGGGAGGCCATCTAGAATTTCATGCTTCAACTTAGCTCGTTGTAACCAATAAGCAGGTTGCTGCTGTAAAACCTCAAGGTGCTCGTCGAACGAACAGTGAAAAAGATGTTGTCGATCGAACATCAACAATTTGATTACTAGATCTATGAATATTGCGATGCATCTCATACCAATTGATACCGTGGGACAACCTATGATGAATCACCCATTGCATTATAGAAAAACGCACAGAAGAAAGCTGCCTGGATAAAACATACATCGGAGAGCCAGGAAAATGAAGTTTCCATGCACAATCAACTATGTGGGCAATCTCAGGGGAGTTCAAACACCAATTATCAATGCGGTAGGGACGTCTTACAACTTTTGTAGGAGGGAAAAACTTGAGAATAATTGGAGCATGGTCCGAAACAAGAATTGGAAGATGCATAACCGAGATTGCTgggaaaagttgaaacaaatcaGTATTGGCACAAGCACGATCAAGTCGTTCCATAATTAGTTGATCATCTGAGCGATTATTAAACCAAGTAAACAGAGGACCAAAGAAAGGAACGTCAAGCAAAGAGTTGTCAAATCTCCAGGAGGTGAAATCCTGTTGACCTCGAATGGCAGTGGAACCACCTAATTTATCAGAATACATTTCAACCTGATTAAAATCACCAATAATAAGAAAAGGAGACAGACCCGAAATCAAGCCAGAAATAGTGTTCCATAAAAGTAGACGAAATTCAAAAGATGGTTCACCATAAAtaaacatcatatatatatatatatataccgaCGAAGATTTGGCAATCAAAGAAATGAAGATTCGAATGAAGGTATTATTTGTTGACCCaccaaaacaaataaaaaaatgtaaatggaaatggTGGAGATGGAGGCAAAGGCCCACTTGACCCGTCAACTTTATATTATACGGAGTAAAAAAGTCTACCCCCAAGCATTTGACttataataagaataaaataatGGGGGACCTACCATTGATGACAACGCATTGATGCTCTAGTTTTGATGTGCAGGTTAACCTGCTCTCCCGGTCACCCACCCTTTCCTCTCCTATATCTTCTCCCCCCATTTTCCTATCTCTCATCATCAATCTTTTCTATCTCTAGAGTACAAGTTCTTTTCCTTACCTTAGTttctcaaaataaaaataaaaataaaaataaaaatgatgaGTATGGAAGTAATGGGTTACAAAAGAAAATTGAAAGAGGAAGAAATGTGGATGGAAGAAGGTGTGAAGTCCATGGAGCACATGGTCCGCCTGCTCTCCTCTAAACCTCATGAACCTGAGTTCCGAGAGGCTACCGAAGCGACAGTCGGTAACTTTAAGCGTCTTATCTCCGCCATCAATCGTACCGGCCACGCTCGCTTTCGCCGTGCCCCTCTTCTTAAACAAAACCCAAACCCGAAAGCAAACAATAGTAGTATTAGTGTTATTCCAACTAGGCAGCACCACCCTATGACGTTAGATTTCAGTAAACCTAGTAATACTAAGACGAAAGAGGAGGAGGTGCCTTCGTTTAGCGTATCATCGTCTGCTAACTCGTCTTTCATGTCATCAATAACAGCAGAAGGAAGTGTCTCCAACGGTAGGCTGTTTGGACCGTCTTCTGTGTTTGTTTCTGCTCCTTGTTCGTCTTCTGGAAAGCCACCtctttcttcatcttcatcttatAAGAAGAGGTGTCATAATCATGGTTCCCACCACGCTCACCCTGATTCTTCTGACGATCTCTCCACTAAAATATCTGGATCCAGCTCTGCTACTGCCTGCCACTGTTCCTCTAAAACAAGGTATTGCTTCTTTGGATTTAACTTCTTCAATTCATGCTTTTAACTAGGCAAATATAGTAGTTGATTTTATTATAGGTTCATAATATTCTTTTTGTTTAGCTTTGACTGAAATACCGTGAGATTCTTTTTTATCCAATTCTTTGTTTAGCTCTGATTAAATAACCAACCTGATTGGAttgggatatatatatatatatatatatatatatatatatatatatatatagagagagagagagagagagagagagagagagtacaCATGAAAGGCATGATCTATTCATGATCTCTATCTACTCACTCATAAAGATTTTATGTCTTAGTCCAGTTGAAATAAATAAAAGATAATTAATCCACCATATATTTACCTAGAAGAGGAAGGTGAAATTGAATAAACTTAATTTGACAAAACAGGAAAATAAGAGTGAAAAAGACAATAAGGGTGGCGGCGATCAGCTCAAAGGTGGCTGACATTCCGGCGGATGAGTACTCTTGGAGAAAGTATGGCCAGAAGCCAATCAAGGGCTCTCCTTACCCACGGTAACTTCCTAACTAACTAACCAACCAacttatttcttcttcttattcaatTCATTTCATTTTAATTCGTAAATATACTGATGTGGATTAAATGGTGTTTTGAATGAAACAGAGGATACTACAAGTGTAGTACAGTAAGAGGATGCCCAGCAAGGAAGCACGTCGAGCGGGCGACCGATGATCCTACCATGTTGGTAGTAACTTATGAGGGAGAGCATCGCCACTCTTCTCACCCAATCGTCATGTCCTCTTCGCAACAAACCATCTCGCTTCTCCcctcgaccaccaccaccaccacaaccaacaacaacaataacaactccTCCTCCGTCCCGAGTTGGTTGTTCTCTCTGCAGCAGCCTCAACTCACTTTAACTTAGTGGAGTAGTAATTAATTAGCGTAATGGATTGATAACTAGTGTTGTACTGTTATCGCAGTAAGTGGACCGAGTTGGAGTAGGATTAAAAAAGAGGATGAAAAAGATGATAATGTTAAAATTGACTTTGAATGTATGCCAAAGGCCAAAGGGCAGATAGTGTTGGGTTGGGTGAGGTGGTGGTTTAGTTGAGTTGCAGTGATGACGACGCCAAACATAGATACAACCATGTGTTATATTCAATGCCAATGCTTTTCCACACATCCAACTCTGACTTATTGTCTTTCAGTTTTCTTGGATTCTTGTGTGAGGTTGTTTAACTAATTTGAATTTGTGTTATGGAAACTATACCACCGATTGTACATATATTCAACCCAATGTATACACGGATTAATAGTTTATTGACAACGTTCTTGCATTTGTGCGTTTAAGTAGCATGTCTGTACTCCTTTTCCATATCCAAGTAGTTGGAGAAGAGGGAAAGGGTAAATGTGAGTAAGAATGTGATTATGAATGAATGTCAAAGGGAGTTGGGTTGGTAAAACTCTTTGGTTGATTTAAAGTAACCATTACGGCAAGCATTGAAGCATACCGAAAAGGCTACATGTACACGGGGTGTACAAGGCCCTTTGTACACAGGCCTATAGTAGCATGACACGTGGAAAGGTGTGGGTTCCATAGAGAATCTTTTTCAATTGTAATTTTTGGTACTAAAATCTGAAatattttgaatttcaaatttaaaTTTAAGAAGTTGAATAGTCTTTCTTTATTTTTTATAATCTTTATATTTTCTGCCAATATTTTTGGTTAATATTTTTATACTCTCTTATTTTTTAAATCATCATTTACCCAAACACACAATTTATTTACACTCCTATTTAATCTCCCACCCACATCACCCTCCACCACCAGCCGACCACCTTCACCCTCCACCGTAGCCAACCCCACCGGCGTCCTGTTGCCGGCCAGCAGCTCCTACGCCGGCGACATCATCAACCACCACAAACGGTGCCAATGACATCACCGACGACAAAAATCGAGATCTAAAAGCCAGCTCTACTTCCCaattaattaatacaaataaaaatcGAGATCTTCTCCGATGAATCCATACACAAAAT
Protein-coding sequences here:
- the LOC141619961 gene encoding uncharacterized protein LOC141619961, whose product is MYSDKLGGSTAIRGQQDFTSWRFDNSLLDVPFFGPLFTWFNNRSDDQLIMERLDRACANTDLFQLFPAISVMHLPILVSDHAPIILKFFPPTKVVRRPYRIDNWCLNSPEIAHIVDCAWKLHFPGSPMYVLSRQLSSVRFSIMQWQQPAYWLQRAKLKHEILDGLPSRFLYSRVKQRSSHQRILALLSRSGEWLFTPDQISLEITSFFHDLLCSTPPSDPGSPLGFIDPLMDSLDLPILSSADCSLLSAPFTEHDILRALNGMDGSKSPGPDGITPKFYQTFWPQIGHLVTMALLRFLNSGVMLKEWNNTHIILIPKVDKPELISQFRPIDFLQCYLSTLASKCLANRIKLVISSIVSKLGKLLFPPETYVGWMSYYS
- the LOC141623917 gene encoding putative WRKY transcription factor 11; its protein translation is MMSMEVMGYKRKLKEEEMWMEEGVKSMEHMVRLLSSKPHEPEFREATEATVGNFKRLISAINRTGHARFRRAPLLKQNPNPKANNSSISVIPTRQHHPMTLDFSKPSNTKTKEEEVPSFSVSSSANSSFMSSITAEGSVSNGRLFGPSSVFVSAPCSSSGKPPLSSSSSYKKRCHNHGSHHAHPDSSDDLSTKISGSSSATACHCSSKTRKIRVKKTIRVAAISSKVADIPADEYSWRKYGQKPIKGSPYPRGYYKCSTVRGCPARKHVERATDDPTMLVVTYEGEHRHSSHPIVMSSSQQTISLLPSTTTTTTTNNNNNNSSSVPSWLFSLQQPQLTLT